From a region of the Lentilactobacillus curieae genome:
- the tsaB gene encoding tRNA (adenosine(37)-N6)-threonylcarbamoyltransferase complex dimerization subunit type 1 TsaB: MNVLAIDTSNKPLSVAVLNDTELLATETITTHQKHAEFLLPVIEDLVSKAGLTPAEIDRIVVATGPGSYTGVRMATTVAKTLAMTLNIELVSVSSLLTLALTVQKSQRLIIPVFDARNDNMYTGLYKWDEDQLKSVLPDRHTNIHEWLERLKEINEPMAVISSSANFDDKFSDQLDRVEIIDHSEAVPNAVLLGRYGLNLAPVTNVDELVPRYLRLTKAEADWREDHPNEDESDYVEKN, encoded by the coding sequence ATGAATGTATTAGCGATTGACACCTCAAATAAGCCTTTATCAGTGGCAGTTCTTAATGATACTGAATTATTGGCAACTGAAACAATCACCACCCATCAAAAGCATGCAGAGTTCTTGTTGCCGGTTATTGAAGACTTGGTGAGCAAGGCAGGACTAACCCCAGCCGAGATTGATAGGATTGTGGTCGCAACTGGTCCTGGTTCGTATACCGGTGTTAGAATGGCAACTACGGTGGCAAAGACGCTAGCAATGACATTAAATATTGAATTGGTGTCTGTCTCTAGTTTGCTGACATTGGCGCTAACTGTTCAAAAAAGCCAAAGACTAATTATTCCCGTTTTTGATGCTAGAAATGATAATATGTATACAGGTTTATATAAATGGGATGAGGACCAGTTAAAGTCAGTTTTGCCAGATCGCCATACTAACATTCATGAGTGGCTTGAGCGCTTAAAAGAGATTAACGAACCAATGGCCGTAATTTCTAGTTCAGCCAATTTTGATGATAAATTCAGTGATCAATTAGACCGAGTTGAGATTATTGATCATTCAGAGGCGGTTCCTAATGCAGTCCTACTTGGACGGTATGGTTTAAATTTAGCGCCTGTTACTAACGTAGATGAATTAGTTCCAAGGTATCTACGGTTAACGAAGGCAGAAGCCGACTGGCGAGAAGATCATCCTAATGAGGACGAAAGTGATTATGTTGAAAAAAATTAA